From a single Glycine soja cultivar W05 chromosome 19, ASM419377v2, whole genome shotgun sequence genomic region:
- the LOC114398704 gene encoding uncharacterized protein LOC114398704 encodes MWSLKIPPRASAFSWRLFKNRLPTRDNLRRRQVTLPSYRCPLCDLDEESVTYLMFNCSKTRSLWWEPMRWVNRVGPFPIDPKNHFLQFSQWNRPSCTVKRLEFLWITLSLSIWHHKNGMVFNNQSFNPEKVIDEALFHTWSWLKCVEKGFQLHFNFWSTNLKDAFS; translated from the coding sequence ATGTGGAGCCTGAAAATTCCCCCAAGAGCTAGTGCTTTTTCTTGGAGATTATTCAAGAACAGGCTCCCTACTAGGGATAATCTCAGAAGGAGGCAAGTGACATTGCCTTCATATAGATGTCCTTTATGTGACCTTGATGAAGAATCTGTCACTTATCTTATGTTCAACTGTTCCAAGACTAGGAGTCTTTGGTGGGAGCCTATGAGATGGGTTAATAGAGTGGGTCCTTTCCCCATAGACCCAAAGAATCACTTTCTACAATTCTCTCAGTGGAATAGGCCAAGTTGTACAGTCAAGAGATTGGAATTTCTCTGGATAACTCTGTCCTTGTCCATTTGGCATCACAAAAATGGCATGGTTTTCAATAATCAGTCTTTCAATCCAGAAAAGGTCATAGATGAGGCCTTATTCCACACCTGGTCTTGGCTTAAGTGTGTGGAGAAGGGCTTTcaattgcattttaatttctggtCAACTAACCTGAAGGATGCATTTTCTTAG
- the LOC114398705 gene encoding uncharacterized protein LOC114398705, which produces MWLSKKCGYVFTWRLLKDRLPTKGNLLRRNVAIQEAVCPLCGQVQEEVGHLLFNCKRTIGLWWESMRWIQAVGPLPASPASYFAQFCDGFGADINHCRWYGWWVALTSAIWQHRNLLIFQGNPFDSSKVMEETMFLVWSWLKARDKGFNTSFNHWSSNISDSFG; this is translated from the coding sequence ATGTGGCTATCCAAGAAATGTGGCTATGTCTTCACTTGGAGGCTCCTCAAGGACAGGCTCCCCACTAAGGGTAATCTCTTAAGAAGAAATGTGGCTATCCAAGAGGCTGTTTGTCCTCTCTGTGGTCAAGTGCAGGAGGAAGTGGGTCATCTCCTCTTTAATTGTAAAAGGACAATAGGCCTGTGGTGGGAATCCATGAGATGGATTCAGGCTGTAGGACCTCTTCCAGCTTCCCCAGCAAGCTATTTTGCCCAATTTTGTGATGGGTTTGGTGCAGACATAAATCATTGCAGATGGTATGGGTGGTGGGTTGCTCTAACTAGTGCTATATGGCAGCATAGAAACCTCCTGATCTTTCAAGGAAATCCTTTTGATTCCTCTAAAGTCATGGAAGAGACTATGTTTCTAGTTTGGTCTTGGCTAAAAGCTAGAGACAAAGGCTTCAACACTAGTTTTAACCACTGGTCTTCCAACATATCAGACTCCTTTGGTTAA
- the LOC114398706 gene encoding probable NADH dehydrogenase [ubiquinone] 1 alpha subcomplex subunit 5, mitochondrial — MGHASLPLVSQPVEKESLLVESDDDDDNDDTETEDQDVEGGRTVDQNNDRGKGPPVIGGESSKTDGDEGPDMDKKANEFIAKFIKQIRLQRIESIKRSTRSARNSSRTRKLLWSNRVSPNVIYSLQHMHSDTSTLAVGRIDEWDPWGVPDDYRCEVIENDAPVPKHVSLPIEFDKTLEAL; from the exons ATGGGGCATGCAAGCCTGCCTCTTGTGTCACAGCCAGTTGAGAAAGAAAGCCTTCTTGTGGAATCTGACGATGATGATGACAACGATGACACAGAAACTGAGGACCAAGACGTTGAAGGAGGAAGAACCGTTGATCAGAACAATGACAGGGGAAAGGGTCCACCTGTTATTGGTGGAGAAAGTTCAAAAACAGATGGTGATGAAGGACCAGATATGGATAAGAAGGCTAATGAGTTCATTGCTAAGTTTATAAAGCAAATAAGGCTTCAGAGAATTGAGTCAATCAAGAGGAGTACAAGGAGTGCAAGAAACTCTTCAAG AACTAGGAAACTATTGTGGAGCAATCGAGTGAGTCCTAATGTTATATACTCCTTACAGCACATGCATAGTGACACATCAACATTAGCTGTTGGTAGAATAGATG AGTGGGATCCTTGGGGTGTTCCAGATGATTACAGATGTGAGGTGATTGAGAATGATGCACCAGTTCCCAAGCATGTTTCTCTCCCTATAGAATTTGACAAGACGCTAGAGGCACTTTGA